The following proteins are co-located in the Triticum aestivum cultivar Chinese Spring chromosome 1A, IWGSC CS RefSeq v2.1, whole genome shotgun sequence genome:
- the LOC123066295 gene encoding lipid phosphate phosphatase 2 isoform X1, with protein sequence MEPAGSPGDPPGESIESPLLPAPETKMPPPGPAAAAAIQLGVPPPYLRTHGAKMARRHMYDWIVLLLLAAIEVVLNLITPFHRFVAEFMMDDLRYPMKPNTIPVWAVPIYAVILPMLIFAAIYVKKKNAYDLHHAILGLLFSVLITGVLTDAIKDGVGRPRPNFYYRCFPDGVPNYEAVTRQVICHGDAKIIKEGHKSFPSGHTSWSFAGLGFLSWYLAGKIRVFDRGGHIAKLCIVILPLLFAAMVGVSRVADYWHHWQDVFAGGILGLVVASFCYLQFFPHPASKHGLWPHAFQHHNPNPETENQGTTDAHQSVLPHDLSVVQYVTSMEMRTNGRALDNMEAGSGRAW encoded by the exons ATGGAACCCGCAGGCTCGCCAGGGGATCCGCCCGGCGAATCCATCGAATCGCCCCTCCTACCCGCGCCGGAGACCAAGATGCCGCCACcgggaccggcggcggcggcggccatccaGCTGGGGGTGCCGCCCCCGTACCTCAGGACCCACGGGGCCAAGATGGCGCGGCGGCACATGTACGACTGGATCGTGCTGCTCCTCCTCGCCGCCATCGAGGTCGTGCTCAATCTCATCACGCCCTTCCACCGCTTCGTCGCCGAGTTCATGATGGACGACCTCCGCTACCCCATGAAGCCCAACACCATCCCCGTCTGGGCCGTCCCG ATATACGCCGTCATCCTGCCGATGCTCATCTTCGCCGCCATCTATGTCAAGAAGAAGAATGCCTACGACCTGCACCACGCCATACTAG GCCTGCTGTTCTCCGTGCTCATCACCGGCGTCCTCACCGACGCGATCAAGGACGGCGTCGGCCGGCCTCGCCCCAACTTCTACTATCGATGCTTTCCTGACGGGGTGCCG AACTACGAGGCGGTCACTCGACAAGTCATATGCCACGGAGACGCAAAAATCATCAAAGAAGGGCACAAGAGCTTCCCCAGTGGCCACACTTCAT GGTCCTTTGCCGGGCTGGGCTTCCTGTCGTGGTACCTTGCCGGCAAGATCAGGGTGTTTGACCGGGGCGGACACATTGCCAAGCTCTGCATCGTGATCCTGCCGCTGCTCTTCGCTGCCATGGTCGGCGTGTCGCGGGTCGCAGACTACTGGCACCACTGGCAGGACGTGTTTGCCGGTGGAATCCTTG GGCTGGTTGTTGCTTCGTTCTGCTATCTGCAGTTCTTCCCGCATCCGGCTAGCAAACACG GGCTGTGGCCTCATGCATTCCAACATCACAATCCTAACCCGGAAACTGAGAACCAAGGAACAACAGATGCCCATCAGTCGGTGCTGCCGCATGATCTGTCCGTGGTACAATATGTTACCTCCATGGAGATGAGAACCAATGGCCGAGCGTTGGATAACATGGAGGCTGGCAGCGGCAGAGCTTGGTAA
- the LOC123066295 gene encoding lipid phosphate phosphatase 2 isoform X2, whose translation MPPPGPAAAAAIQLGVPPPYLRTHGAKMARRHMYDWIVLLLLAAIEVVLNLITPFHRFVAEFMMDDLRYPMKPNTIPVWAVPIYAVILPMLIFAAIYVKKKNAYDLHHAILGLLFSVLITGVLTDAIKDGVGRPRPNFYYRCFPDGVPNYEAVTRQVICHGDAKIIKEGHKSFPSGHTSWSFAGLGFLSWYLAGKIRVFDRGGHIAKLCIVILPLLFAAMVGVSRVADYWHHWQDVFAGGILGLVVASFCYLQFFPHPASKHGLWPHAFQHHNPNPETENQGTTDAHQSVLPHDLSVVQYVTSMEMRTNGRALDNMEAGSGRAW comes from the exons ATGCCGCCACcgggaccggcggcggcggcggccatccaGCTGGGGGTGCCGCCCCCGTACCTCAGGACCCACGGGGCCAAGATGGCGCGGCGGCACATGTACGACTGGATCGTGCTGCTCCTCCTCGCCGCCATCGAGGTCGTGCTCAATCTCATCACGCCCTTCCACCGCTTCGTCGCCGAGTTCATGATGGACGACCTCCGCTACCCCATGAAGCCCAACACCATCCCCGTCTGGGCCGTCCCG ATATACGCCGTCATCCTGCCGATGCTCATCTTCGCCGCCATCTATGTCAAGAAGAAGAATGCCTACGACCTGCACCACGCCATACTAG GCCTGCTGTTCTCCGTGCTCATCACCGGCGTCCTCACCGACGCGATCAAGGACGGCGTCGGCCGGCCTCGCCCCAACTTCTACTATCGATGCTTTCCTGACGGGGTGCCG AACTACGAGGCGGTCACTCGACAAGTCATATGCCACGGAGACGCAAAAATCATCAAAGAAGGGCACAAGAGCTTCCCCAGTGGCCACACTTCAT GGTCCTTTGCCGGGCTGGGCTTCCTGTCGTGGTACCTTGCCGGCAAGATCAGGGTGTTTGACCGGGGCGGACACATTGCCAAGCTCTGCATCGTGATCCTGCCGCTGCTCTTCGCTGCCATGGTCGGCGTGTCGCGGGTCGCAGACTACTGGCACCACTGGCAGGACGTGTTTGCCGGTGGAATCCTTG GGCTGGTTGTTGCTTCGTTCTGCTATCTGCAGTTCTTCCCGCATCCGGCTAGCAAACACG GGCTGTGGCCTCATGCATTCCAACATCACAATCCTAACCCGGAAACTGAGAACCAAGGAACAACAGATGCCCATCAGTCGGTGCTGCCGCATGATCTGTCCGTGGTACAATATGTTACCTCCATGGAGATGAGAACCAATGGCCGAGCGTTGGATAACATGGAGGCTGGCAGCGGCAGAGCTTGGTAA